A single Aspergillus chevalieri M1 DNA, chromosome 3, nearly complete sequence DNA region contains:
- a CDS encoding C2H2-type zinc finger protein (COG:K;~EggNog:ENOG410PRG6;~InterPro:IPR036236,IPR013087;~PFAM:PF00096) has protein sequence MIMASRPNFVSILNNDDHPSFTVRSSPRLIRHHSSSSFDPVTEAARISSPGSSVCSYDYATSSYGSYFQPNPSSASDSYFPPTSSTAPSEHVRSATSADPPSPSSISAPKDSPSTSTISSFSSTTTTTTETTASAKRGVRKNKYPCPYAASHNCSSTFTTSGHAARHGKKHTGEKSVHCPICNKAFTRKDNMKQHIRTHRNLSEENTTPGAGSGSGRESGSSTPTSGWSARRTSPAAYQHQHHRPISQSDGKEFLSVRHAPY, from the coding sequence ATGATCATGGCTTCTAGGCCCAACTTTGTCTCTATCCTCAACAATGACGACCATCCGTCTTTTACCGTCCGTTCGAGCCCTCGGTTGATCAGACAccattcctcctcttccttcgaCCCAGTCACTGAAGCGGCCCGCATTTCTTCGCCTGGATCGTCCGTGTGCTCCTACGATTATGCCACTAGCAGCTATGGCTCCTACTTCCAACCTAATCCTTCCTCTGCCTCCGACTCCTACTTCCCTCCGACTTCCTCGACTGCACCATCCGAGCATGTTCGCAGCGCTACTTCCGCAGACCCTCCCTCGCCGTCGTCCATCAGTGCCCCCAAAGACTCTCCTTCGACTTCGAccatctcctccttctcctccaccaccaccaccacaaccgaAACCACCGCAAGTGCCAAGCGAGGCGTTCGCAAGAACAAATACCCTTGTCCATACGCCGCAAGTCACAATTGTTCTTCCACATTCACCACCTCCGGGCATGCAGCACGGCATGGCAAGAAGCATACGGGCGAGAAGAGTGTGCATTGTCCGATCTGCAACAAGGCGTTTACCAGAAAGGATAACATGAAGCAACATATCAGGACGCATCGCAACCTTTCAGAGGAGAACACTACCCCAGGCGCGGGTTCAGGGTCAGGGAGGGAGAGTGGTTCTAGCACCCCGACAAGCGGGTGGTCAGCCCGGAGGACAAGCCCGGCGGCGTATCAGCATCAGCATCATCGGCCGATAAGTCAGTCGGATGGGAAGGAGTTTCTGAGTGTCAGACATGCGCCATATTGA
- a CDS encoding C2H2-type zinc finger protein (COG:K;~EggNog:ENOG410PMXX;~InterPro:IPR036236,IPR013087;~PFAM:PF00096,PF13912) — MPPSKRRRTGLAPQDGNTTPVSITYQDQEDLQPPASPSTSISSDTSGEIPNSPTTLALLGNSQEEDYSGQGSDQVTVCRWEGCDAGDLGNMDDLVGHIHNEHIGSRQKKYSCEWADCNRKGQTHASGYALRAHMRSHTREKPFYCSLPECDRSFTRSDALTKHMRTVHEAEALRPLEALKGTTSLPVIGGPTATPASKLQRIKLKLSQPPRDDASESAAEEHPPAVPTIDNDLGDIDIDLPEYGPEIGFDEHELSLPPRDLYRLLRRQIHWAEKEGENLRAEWERTIPKRKQSWLEKESVFDDVIDAELRWFGTIVGVHEREGTINDVTNELFPAPPREAERALKRYKLEKGLMPEEEARQLKETDYFYQPGQKFHVDY, encoded by the exons ATGCCTCCTTCCAAACGCCGTCGCACCGGTCTAGCCCCCCAGGATGGCAACACAACCCCCGTCTCAATAACCTACCAAGACCAAGAAGACTTGCAACCGCCCGCCTCCCCCTCGACGTCCATCTCCTCCGACACGTCCGGTGAAATCCCCAACTCGCCCACCACGCTCGCGCTGCTGGGGAATAGCCAGGAGGAGGACTACAGTGGACAGGGCAGTGACCAGGTGACGGTGTGCCGGTGGGAAGGGTGCGATGCGGGGGATTTAGGGAATATGGATGATTTAGTCGGACATATTCACAATGAGCATATTGGGTCGAGGCAGAAGAAGTATTCGTGCGAGTGGGCGGATTGTAATCGGAAGGGGCAGACGCATGCTAGTGGATATGCGTTGAGGGCTCATATGCGGAGTCATACGAGAGAGAAGCCGTTCTACTGTTCTTTGCCGG AATGTGATCGCAGTTTCACCCGCTCAGACGCGCTAACGAAACACATGCGAACCGTTCATGAAGCCGAAGCGCTACGCCCTCTCGAGGCTCTCAAAGGCACTACCTCCCTTCCTGTCATCGGTGGTCCCACCGCAACACCAGCTAGCAAGCTCCAACGCATCAAGCTCAAACTCTCCCAACCACCGCGCGACGATGCTAGCGAAAGCGCAGCCGAAGAGCACCCACCCGCAGTCCCAACCATCGATAATGACCTAGGcgacatcgacatcgacCTCCCCGAATACGGCCCGGAAATCGGTTTCGACGAGCACGAACTCTCCCTCCCCCCACGAGATCTCTACCGCCTCCTCCGTCGCCAGATCCACTGGGCAGAAAAGGAAGGTGAGAACCTGCGCGCAGAATGGGAGCGCACAATTCCGAAGCGCAAACAGTCCTGGTTAGAGAAGGAGAGTGTCTTTGACGACGTGATTGACGCGGAACTGCGCTGGTTCGGGACGATTGTCGGTGTGCATGAGAGGGAGGGCACGATTAATGATGTGACGAATGAGTTATTTCCGGCGCCGCCGAGGGAAGCTGAGCGCGCATTGAAGAGGTATAAGCTCGAGAAGGGGTTGATGCCCGAGGAGGAGGCAAGGCAATTGAAAGAGACGGATTACTTTTATCAACCCGGGCAAAAATTCCATGTGGACTATTAG
- a CDS encoding uncharacterized protein (SECRETED:SignalP(1-19)) — translation MTPLTTLLTLLSLLPLLQAYPISLHHRSPAPRLIPDVSDYLSKYFADIGLQSLYESFYPFDNKHDAFGDISSSLDPSPSSPTSPSPTPEATEYSRANVIPTTTVAPARSSDPTPSTTSTTRTKHSWWANWDLEKMSSSALSSSLTATPTPSPDPSSSRHGWWADSDLKILSSSSALVIPTPTLTPVTVTPVKSTTPTSATPTSSTVASATPTPSADTGKDDGDDLWDSLFDALSGRIRNALDSSDELWLSDE, via the exons ATGACACCATTAACGACCCTACTGACCCTCCTCTCTCTCCTACCCCTCCTCCAAGCTTATCCGATTTCGTTACACCATCGCTCTCCAGCTCCA AGACTTATCCCGGATGTAAGCGATTACCTCTCGAAATACTTCGCCGACATCGGTCTCCAGAGTCTATACGAGAGCTTCTATCCATTTGACAACAAGCACGATGCCTTTGGCGAtatctcttcctctctcgaTCCGAGCCCCAGTTCGCCTACATCGCCCTCGCCGACCCCAGAGGCGACTGAATACTCAAGAGCGAATGTGATTCCGACAACGACAGTAGCTCCAGCCCGGAGTTCAGACCCGACACCAAGTACGACCTCAACCACGAGAACGAAACACAGTTGGTGGGCGAATTGGGATCTTGAAAAGATGTCTTCCTCGGCGCTATCGTCGAGCTTGACTGCTACACCAACGCCGAGTCCGGACCCGAGCTCGTCGAGACACGGTTGGTGGGCGGATTCTGATCTTAAGATCCTGTCTTCCTCATCGGCGTTGGTAATCCCAACACCGACATTGACACCAGTGACCGTGACGCCTGTGAAGTCTACAACGCCGACATCTGCCACGCCGACATCCTCGACTGTGGCGTCAGCAACCCCAACTCCCTCTGCAGATACTGGCAAGGATGATGGGGATGATCTATGGGATTCGTTGTTTGATGCTCTTTCCGGACGAATTCGGAATGCGCTGGATAGCAGCGATGAATTATGGTTATCGGACGAATGA
- a CDS encoding uncharacterized protein (COG:S;~EggNog:ENOG410PQ58) produces the protein MAYYDRHYYPPRDRNPPPYHGSMDVVPGRSSHDSIPRSEYPSNHDYYGYSHSNGSGYGHGYPPTHSRHPSRVATIQEGSRRPHSGYYDGYDDHGHHRRHRHHRSKDGYYDDRGRSRRHHKAHSVSPSPSRGRSRSRARGGKKSTRSKSEEKMQQAIRAAITAGAIEAFRVRNEPGEWKGEKGKRILTAAITAGGADGLVDKDPRKHEKRHIIESTLAGLATNHFVNGPRSRSRPRSRDGGHSHRRGRSKSHNRGKELAAAGLVAAAGKKAYDHYRSKSRPRKGGGRSPTRDRAYSDEDGYESYDGSPRHSRGSKRRSKSVSDYINQGLASLGLEDSKESDTSHRGSDRDRDHDRRRRHHHHRRRSSPPRSDDGSYSDDSGTASDDSRRRYRSPPRRSHKEYR, from the exons atggcaTACTACGACCGTCACTACTACCCACCCCGCGATCGCAACCCCCCTCCCTACCACGGCTCCATGGACGTCGTCCCCGGCCGGAGTAGTCACGACTCCATCCCCCGCAGCGAATACCCTTCCAACCACGACTACTATGGCTACAGCCACAGCAACGGCAGTGGTTACGGACATGGCTACCCACCAACCCACTCACGCCATCCGTCCCGCGTAGCCACCATCCAGGAGGGTTCTCGTCGGCCGCACAGCGGTTACTACGATGGGTACGATGACCATGGCCATCACCGTCGACACCGTCACCATCGCTCCAAGGATGGTTATTACGATGACCGTGGTCGCTCGCGTCGGCATCACAAGGCGCACTCTGTTTCGCCGTCCCCAAGCCGTGGCCGATCTCGCAGCCGCGCCCGCGGCGGCAAGAAGAGCACCCGTAGCAAGAGCGAGGAGAAAATGCAACAGGCCATCCGTGCAGCTATTACGGCTGGTGCTATCGAGGCGTTCCGCGTCCGCAACGAACCTGGTGAATGGAAAGGCGAAAAGGGAAAACGCATCCTGACTGCTGCTATCACGGCCGGTGGCGCGGATGGACTCGTCGACAAGGACCCCCGCAAGCATGAGAAGAGACATATCATCGAGTCTACGCTGGCGGGTCTTGCTACGAACCATTTTGTGAACGGACCACGGTCGAGATCGAGGCCGCGGTCCCGTGATGGCGGCCATAGTCATAGGCGCGGTCGCTCGAAGAGCCATAACCGGGGAAAGGAACTTGCTGCGGCAGGACTAGTCGCTGCAGCGGGGAAGAAGGCGTATGATCATTACCGATCCAAGTCCCGGCCTCGTAAAGGTGGTGGCCGGTCCCCTACGCGAGACCGTGCATACTCGGACGAAGATGGATACGAAAGCTATGACGGATCGCCCCGCCACTCTCGCGGCTCGAAAAGACGAAGCAAGAGTGTCTCCGATTACATCAACCAAGGCCTCGCCTCGTTAGGCCTCGAGGACTCGAAAGAAAGCGACACCAGCCACAGGGGCAGTGACAGGGACAGGGACCATGATCGGCGCCGTAGgcaccaccatcaccgccGTCGATCATCGCCCCCTCGTTCCGACGATGGCTCGTATTCCGACGATAGCGGAACTGCAAGTGATGATTCCAGACGTCGATATAGGAGTCCCCCGAGACGGAGCCATAAAGAG TACCGTTAA
- the PLR1_1 gene encoding aldo/keto reductase family protein (COG:C;~EggNog:ENOG410PHVT;~InterPro:IPR023210,IPR036812;~PFAM:PF00248) has protein sequence MPTLLGREVGATGYGTMRLTWTPTPPPQSQSFETLNTALAHGANFWNAGELYGTPDFNSLHLLHAYFSQYPEKADQVILSIKGGLKRGQLLPDGSEENIRRSVDECLRVLDGKKKVDIFECARQDPNTSVEQTVSILGKLVEEGKIGAVGLSEVDAETIRRAAKVCPIAAVEVEMSLWDTSILENDIAKTCHELNIPIVAYSPLGWGALTGAFTSKDSFPEGDFRRNLQKFQDEHMVHNLKLIQEVKSLAERKGVAPVQIALAWILTLSEREDMPTIIPIPGGSTKDKVTQNLNGVPRLSESEMAEIERILKENRVVGKRYY, from the exons ATGCCCACCCTCCTCGGACGTGAAGTCGGCGCCACCGGCTATGGCACAATGA GGTTAACCTGGACCCCCACCCCACCCCCTCAATCCCAAAGCTTCGAAACCCTCAACACGGCTCTCGCCCACGGCGCCAATTTCTGGAACGCCGGTGAACTTTACGGCACTCCCGATTTCAACTCCCTGCATTTGCTCCACGCCTATTTCTCGCAGTACCCGGAAAAAGCGGACCAGGTGATCCTGAGTATCAAGGGCGGTTTGAAGCGAGGACAATTGCTCCCTGATGGGTCGGAGGAGAATATCCGGCGCTCGGTGGATGAGTGCCTGAGGGTGCTggatgggaagaagaaagttGATATTTTTGAGTGTGCGAGACAGGATCCCAATACGAGTGTTGAGCAGACCGTTTCCATTCTGGGGAAGCTCGTGGAAGAGGGCAAGATCGGGGCCGTTGGGTTGAGTGAAGTTGATGCAGAGACTATTCGACGGGC CGCTAAAGTCTGTCCCATCGCGGCCGTCGAAGTCGAAATGTCCCTCTGGGACACTTCCATCCTCGAAAACGACATCGCTAAAACCTGCCATGAACTCAACATCCCCATCGTCGCCTACTCCCCTCTCGGCTGGGGCGCGCTCACCGGTGCCTTCACTAGCAAAGACTCCTTCCCCGAGGGCGACTTCCGTCGCAACCTGCAAAAGTTCCAGGACGAGCACATGGTGCACAACCTGAAGCTGATCCAAGAGGTCAAGAGCCTTGCTGAGCGGAAGGGTGTGGCGCCGGTtcagattgcgctggcttgGATTCTCACACTGAGTGAGAGGGAGGATATGCCGACTATTATACCGATTCCGGGCGGTTCTACGAAGGACAAGGTCACGCAGAACCTGAACGGGGTGCCGCGGCTTTCGGAGAGTGAAATGGCGGAGATTGAGAGGATTCTGAAGGAGAACCGGGTTGTCGGGAAGCGGTACTATTAG